A window of the Verrucomicrobiota bacterium genome harbors these coding sequences:
- a CDS encoding prephenate dehydrogenase/arogenate dehydrogenase family protein: MHWQKITLIGVGLLGGSLGLAIKQRRLAGAVHGFVRRSASIAECEALRVVDHATLDLPRAVENADLIILCTPIAQMRPVTEQMLPVIKRGAIVTDVGSVKGSVIQELEPLVTSVGAHFIGSHPMAGAEKMGVSAARADLFEKSVCVITPTANSDDAAVGQVEEFWRSVGARPLRLTTEIHDELVSRSSHLAHVVAAELANYVLSPAHPKEQAMLCANGFRDTTRIASGSPEMWRDIALANREHLARVLGVFIEDLQEFQIALRDGDQKLIAEFFENAKQRRDQWCGQAASSSPE; encoded by the coding sequence ATGCACTGGCAGAAAATCACTTTGATCGGCGTCGGCTTGCTCGGCGGCTCGTTGGGGCTGGCCATCAAGCAGCGTCGCCTCGCCGGCGCAGTGCATGGCTTTGTCCGGCGCAGCGCGAGCATTGCCGAATGTGAAGCGCTCAGGGTGGTGGATCACGCCACGCTTGATCTCCCTCGCGCCGTTGAGAATGCCGATTTGATCATCCTTTGCACGCCGATCGCGCAGATGCGCCCGGTGACGGAACAGATGTTGCCCGTGATCAAACGCGGCGCGATCGTTACTGACGTCGGCAGCGTGAAGGGGAGCGTGATCCAGGAGTTGGAACCGCTCGTGACAAGTGTGGGCGCGCATTTCATCGGCAGTCATCCGATGGCGGGTGCGGAAAAAATGGGCGTGAGCGCCGCCCGCGCCGATCTGTTTGAAAAATCCGTTTGCGTGATCACTCCAACGGCGAATTCGGACGACGCAGCCGTCGGCCAGGTCGAAGAGTTTTGGCGCTCAGTCGGTGCGCGACCGCTTCGACTCACTACCGAGATTCACGACGAACTGGTCAGCCGTTCCAGCCATTTGGCGCACGTCGTGGCAGCGGAACTGGCCAATTACGTCCTCAGCCCGGCACACCCCAAAGAACAGGCGATGCTCTGCGCCAACGGATTTCGCGACACCACGCGCATCGCGTCCGGTTCGCCGGAGATGTGGCGCGATATCGCGCTGGCGAATCGCGAACACCTGGCGCGGGTGCTTGGCGTGTTCATCGAAGATTTGCAGGAGTTCCAAATCGCTTTGAGAGACGGCGACCAGAAACTCATCGCGGAATTCTTTGAAAACGCCAAGCAACGCCGCGATCAATGGTGCGGGCAGGCCGCGTCGTCGTCGCCGGAATGA